One stretch of Streptomyces peucetius DNA includes these proteins:
- a CDS encoding CsbD family protein — MAEKKKSRAKAEQAKGKAKEAAGRAVGNERLEAEGRTEQAKGDARQAKEKAKDVFRH; from the coding sequence ATGGCTGAGAAGAAGAAGTCCCGCGCGAAGGCGGAACAGGCCAAGGGCAAGGCGAAGGAAGCCGCGGGCCGCGCCGTCGGCAACGAGAGGCTGGAGGCCGAGGGCCGGACGGAGCAGGCGAAGGGCGACGCCCGGCAGGCCAAGGAGAAGGCCAAGGACGTCTTCCGCCACTGA